From Hydra vulgaris chromosome 15, alternate assembly HydraT2T_AEP, one genomic window encodes:
- the LOC136091842 gene encoding uncharacterized protein LOC136091842, with protein sequence MVRNRIKKTNKVAIPSETMKVAVNKVLEGTQLNVVAHQFNIDRMTLKRYCRKKRLNPNEAFKPNYNNRQVFTAEDEKSLSSYLLIASKMNYGLSTRSTRLLAYEFALKNNKICPSSWIKNKIAGIDWLQGFMKRQPELSLRTPEATSFARSTAFNKHTVREFFQNLKTVRNRYKYNPNCIYNVDETGLTTVQKPVKVLAGRGSKQVGRITSAERGTLITACCASNAIGNSIPPLFIFPRVKFHDYMIKEGPPGCVGFANPSGWMNSEIFIEWIKHFVKYSNCSQESPVLLLLDSHESHISVKGLELAIQHGITMISFPPHCSHKLQPLDRTVFGPLKRFYNSACDNWMVSNPRPMTIYDIVSIVREPYTKAFSPSNIQTGFRVAGIEPFNSEIFKDDEYLLSSVTDRAAPDTVTITPVNNMESEMIPAHVNHIESEITIVNIETSI encoded by the coding sequence ATGGTTagaaatagaattaaaaaaacaaataaagttgcTATACCAAGTGAAACAATGAAAGTAGctgttaataaagttttagaagGAACACAACTGAATGTTGTAGCACATCAGTTTAACATAGATAGAATgactttaaaaagatattgtcgTAAAAAGAGGCTTAATCCAAATGAAGCTTTCAAGCCTAACTACAACAATAGACAAGTTTTTACAGCagaagatgaaaaaagtttatcaagttATTTACTAATTGCATCAAAAATGAACTATGGCCTTTCAACTAGGTCAACGCGATTATTGGCATAtgaatttgctttaaaaaacaataagataTGCCCATCATCAtggatcaaaaataaaattgcaggCATTGATTGGTTGCAAGGTTTTATGAAAAGACAACCAGAGTTGTCTCTACGAACACCTGAAGCAACGAGCTTCGCTCGATCAACAGCTTTTAACAAACACACTGTAAGagagttttttcaaaatcttaaaACGGTAAGAAATCGATATAAATATAATCCTAACtgtatatataatgttgatgaaactggTTTAACAACCGTTCAAAAGCCGGTAAAGGTTTTAGCTGGTAGAGGTAGCAAGCAAGTTGGAAGAATCACATCTGCAGAACGAGGAACATTGATAACTGCATGTTGTGCCTCTAATGCTATTGGAAATTCCATTCctccattatttatttttcctagGGTAAAGTTTCATGATTACATGATTAAGGAAGGACCTCCCGGATGTGTGGGATTTGCAAATCCTTCTGGTTGGATGAACTCAGAAATTTTCATAGAATGgattaaacattttgttaaatattcaaACTGTTCTCAGGAATCTCCAGTTTTGTTACTTCTCGACAGTCATGAAAGTCATATTTCTGTTAAAGGCTTGGAGCTTGCAATTCAACACGGAATTACAATGATAAGTTTTCCTCCCCATTGCAGCCATAAATTGCAGCCATTAGATAGAACTGTTTTTGGACCattgaaaaggttttacaaTTCTGCATGTGATAATTGGATGGTTTCAAACCCAAGACCAATGACCATTTATGATATTGTTTCAATAGTTCGAGAACCGTATACAAAAGCTTTCTCACCATCTAATATACAGACAGGATTTAGAGTAGCTGGCATTGAGCCATTCAATTCTGAAATTTTCAAAGATGACGAATATTTACTATCATCAGTTACAGATAGAGCTGCTCCAGATACAGTTACTATCACTCCTGTCAACAACATGGAATCTGAAATGATACCAGCACATGTTAATCACATAGAGTCTGAAATAACTATAGTAAATATTGAAACAAGTATTTGA
- the LOC101239845 gene encoding tyrosyl-DNA phosphodiesterase 2 isoform X2, whose translation MANYDQEKDNIPCCLKVLSWNIDGLDDWCFDQRGSGICSIINTHYPDIVMLQEVLDEHLVIFEQFCQKYSFFPYKNSNYFNMIMLKKDINIVMVKFNPELFKNSKMERSLLKCEILFYNHPFLIMTTHLESLGDNSVMRIEQMRSCFETILKTSLSNFVIFAGDLNIREHELKSINCMFAKDTCNDAWESAGKDSSKKFTWDVLLNDNKSFQGKYPRARYDRMYYRDSNKIQATVSAFELVGTHRDKCGLFLSDHFGIIVSFLLNVF comes from the exons ATGGCAAATTATGATCAAGAGAAAGATAATAT ACCTTGTTGTTTAAAAGTTCTTTCTTGGAACATTGATGGTTTGGATGATTGGTGTTTTGACCAACGTGGTAGTGGAATATGTAGTATTATAAATACCCATTATCCAGATATTGTTATGTTACAAGAAGTTTTAGATGAGCACTTGGttatttttgaacaattttgcCAAAa aTACTCATTTTTTCCATACAAAAATAGTAATTACTTCAACATGATAATGCTAAAGAAGGATATAAACATTGTTATGGTTAAATTTAATCCagagttatttaaaaacagtaaaatggAACGTTCATTGTTAAAGTGTGAAATTCTTTTCTATAATCATCCATTTCTGATTATGACAACACACTTAGAAAGTTTAGGTGATAATTCTGTTATGAGAATAGAGCAAATGCGTTCatgttttgaaacaattttgaaaacttcATTATCTAACTTTGTCATATTTGCTGGCGATTTAAATATCAGAGAGCACGAGCTTAAAAGCATAAATTGCATGTTTGCTAAGGATACATGCAATGATGCGTGGGAGTCTGCAGGTAAAGATTCTTCTAAAAAGTTTACTTGGGATGTACTGCTAAATGATAACAAATCATTTCAAGGAAAGTATCCCAGAGCAAGATACGATAGAATGTATTACAGAgattcaaataaaatacaagcCACAGTTTCTGCATTTGAGTTAGTTGGAACTCATAGAGATAAGTGTGGGTTATTTCTGAGTGATCATTTTGGAATTattgtatcttttttattaaatgttttctaA
- the LOC100200799 gene encoding ras-related protein Rab-31 isoform X2, whose amino-acid sequence MSQEKKSFNVVVLGEPGVGKSSLVRRYVLGTFLSRTTTTVGVNRVPVCVNINKETFDFNILDTAGCFGFHGLIKSYMPNVDAVIFVYDLTNKETFASLPLWNSIIKNSGKQGITKVLVGNKKDLSEHREVLFKNAKNYAEFEGMVAIEISVKEEDGVDLVFDCVARELQLSKQTTNMENHIRKNTFQITETLDHLNIKSCTKKVSSLQNLAI is encoded by the coding sequence atgagccaagagaaaaaaagttttaatgttgtGGTATTAGGAGAACCTGGTGTAGGAAAAAGTTCCTTAGTTAGAAGATATGTTTTAGGAACCTTTTTGTCAAGAACGACGACGACAGTCGGTGTTAATCGCGTTCCAGTTTGCGTTAACATTAACAAAGAGACTTTCGATTTCAACATTCTTGATACTGCTGGATGTTTTGGATTTCATGgactaataaaaagttatatgcCAAACGTAGATGCCGTAATTTTTGTTTACGATCTAACAAATAAAGAAACATTTGCCTCCCTTCCACTATGgaattctattataaaaaattctggAAAACAAGGCATTACAAAAGTATTAGTGggaaacaaaaaagatttatcaGAGCATAGagaagtactttttaaaaatgcaaagaactACGCTGAATTTGAAGGTATGGTTGCCATTGAAATATCTGTTAAAGAAGAAGATGGTGTAGATCTAGTTTTTGATTGTGTTGCAAGAGAACTTCAACTAAGTAAGCAAACAACTAATATGGAGAACCACATtcgtaaaaatacttttcaaataaCAGAAACGCTAGAtcacttaaatataaaatcttgtACTAAAAAAGTAAGCAGTCTTCAAAATCTTg